From the Clostridium putrefaciens genome, one window contains:
- a CDS encoding GNAT family N-acetyltransferase — translation MGTVNLIEPDIWLKEKFIDMIKDYNNHKENTFNSDYFNENFDFEAYIKDFHDMSNGVCLPEGYVPSTEWWLINDDNNIIGTIRLRHRLAERNHLEGGHIGYDISPSYRGKGYGKILLKLALDKAKGFGMEKVLITCDFDNIGSKKIIEHNGGNLENIIISKETSKEVLRYWIKL, via the coding sequence ATGGGTACGGTTAACTTGATTGAACCAGACATTTGGCTAAAAGAAAAGTTTATAGATATGATTAAGGATTATAATAATCATAAAGAAAATACTTTTAATAGTGACTACTTCAATGAAAATTTTGATTTTGAAGCATATATTAAGGACTTCCATGATATGTCCAATGGGGTGTGCTTACCAGAAGGATATGTTCCTTCAACAGAATGGTGGCTTATAAATGACGATAATAATATTATAGGAACAATTAGGTTACGGCATAGACTTGCTGAAAGAAACCATCTGGAAGGTGGTCATATTGGATATGATATATCACCAAGTTATAGAGGTAAAGGATATGGGAAAATCCTATTGAAATTGGCATTAGATAAAGCAAAGGGCTTTGGAATGGAAAAAGTGTTAATAACATGTGATTTTGATAATATTGGTTCAAAGAAAATTATTGAACACAATGGGGGGAATTTAGAGAATATCATAATATCTAAGGAAACTAGTAAAGAGGTTTTAAGATATTGGATAAAATTATAA
- a CDS encoding arsenate reductase family protein, whose protein sequence is MSTLFIQYPKCTTCIKAKKFLLENNIEFEDRHIVENNPTVDELTEWFKKSDLEIKKFFNTSGKVYKEMSLKDKIKEMSNEECINLLSTNGMLVKRPLLISGDKILIGFKEDAYKEFFNL, encoded by the coding sequence ATGAGTACACTATTTATTCAATATCCAAAGTGCACAACTTGTATTAAAGCGAAGAAGTTTCTTCTAGAGAACAATATAGAGTTTGAGGATAGACATATAGTTGAAAATAATCCTACTGTAGACGAACTTACTGAATGGTTTAAAAAAAGTGATCTAGAAATCAAGAAGTTTTTTAATACTTCAGGCAAAGTTTATAAAGAAATGAGTCTTAAGGATAAGATAAAAGAGATGTCTAATGAAGAGTGTATAAATTTACTGTCTACTAATGGAATGCTTGTAAAAAGACCATTACTTATAAGTGGAGATAAAATACTAATAGGCTTCAAGGAAGATGCTTATAAAGAGTTCTTTAATCTATAG
- a CDS encoding DUF2721 domain-containing protein, whose amino-acid sequence MKIELTTPAVLFTSISLLISAYTSRFLSLAQLVRQLDNQYKKEKSEDILKQIRNLQLRISIIRYTQIMGGVSFFLCALSTFLIFKDKNFAGEVAFGASLIALMISLLLLIIEVQISVKALNVQLEKYK is encoded by the coding sequence ATGAAAATAGAATTAACTACCCCAGCAGTGCTCTTTACCTCCATTTCACTTCTTATCTCTGCCTATACAAGTAGATTTCTATCCTTAGCTCAATTAGTTAGGCAATTAGATAATCAATATAAGAAAGAGAAAAGCGAAGATATTTTAAAACAAATAAGGAATCTGCAGCTTAGAATAAGTATAATAAGATACACTCAAATAATGGGAGGAGTCAGCTTCTTTCTTTGTGCATTATCCACATTTCTTATATTTAAAGATAAAAACTTTGCAGGAGAAGTTGCTTTTGGAGCGAGTCTTATTGCACTCATGATATCTCTTTTACTATTAATAATAGAGGTTCAAATATCTGTTAAAGCATTAAATGTGCAGCTAGAAAAATATAAGTAG
- a CDS encoding leucine-rich repeat protein — protein MIEIIKINKRHQKNVGFISYVLIFSMIFSLIFSTPVVAKETQGKVSVATQVNKESSFKVSNGEIIQYTGTETDVVIPDTINGETVKAIGDKVFFNKKLTSIKIPNTVDTIGKQSFTKNNLSTIKLPKSLTTMGEGAFSTNELTSVTIPESLKKIPDMAFSKNKLTSVIISEGVTSIGMGSFTINKLESLIIPDSVIFIGKIAFKQNSLKSVKISKNIETIGISVFDTNQLQAIIIPEAVTKIDDAAFRKNQLKSVTIPVNVSTIGKSVFDESVGLTYSKLVEAIENAENIKTDGKSEEKIQALKEAIEGAKQLNSNSKATLAEVNEAVEKINKAIKALEEEVSVKNSIKEIKSLENIELPLGLSEADAKKRLPEKVAIVDSLDKQYNIKITWSILEYNGNIVGEYTGIGTFELPEGVVQSYPAMDLKITVKIIVGSKEEDKIWNIKDFTYTGTSITGFSESGKEKFEINKDLILPKLNKSGQAITEIGDKAFLGDYTTKQNPNKGINSVRIPNTVITIGIEAFRYNCLTSIDIPSSVSTIKMSAFNGNKLKTLVIPDTVTKLEGGAFTLNEIESLTLPNSWTTIPQAFAFNNLTSVTIPEGVTRIEDLAFSDNRLSEVKLPSTLKYLSGLNNNEFRSITIPKNVNELGKKALASNWMTSVTIPGNVKVIGERAFWNTWHDQFLSSVVIEEGVEKINAFAFCNNHLKDVELPSSVKQLHKDTFSTNLGYEGVVHVYTPNYKNPNNFEENKYQIINPGKIIIKYIFEDKVLKEKETWKNPKTGEYLHVGDKGIEVVPEYRNNEYELKDTNIIKVDLNDKEEVVSIQCNKKQLSENMTIKSIGNIAPVVVDFGTNKAVVMDKLSKKTFIVDSNDQKQEVQLDWIIEAYDGDKSGEYTAIGTFKLPGGVVQSEPETKLEVVVRIIVKENFENLVDTIWKVEDFTYKGTRVNGFSEVGKEKLKTNKDLVLPKVNEEGQSITDIGENAFAKMGLISLIIPEGLNGLVIEAGAFQENELKRVFIPEGVSEILTFSFYKNDLIYVDFPGTVKKIGNQAFAHNKLVSVTISKGQDTICLDRFSFYNNQLISVTILKDIKKIHGEAFKDNKGYENDNRRVHIFIAKLDPENNGLFEFSDYHRVNLLAVESVEGVKPIEIALGTEKSNIGLPEKIKLKLNNGDIKEVQVTWLNEQYNVNKAGEYTFTGFYDLPEGMMGKKKDISAKIIVVHGETQVDEEPNVEVIEDTGKGSEVVISDTIAGETVETIENKVFINKNLTSLKRPNTVETIGKQSFAKNKLTSIEYPKELINTESTSLEIPEDITSIARSETKVATGEADAKTDEDFIDKNLNDSKSKSSAVIWIGLILISILVLVKIRHKFFKKIQ, from the coding sequence GTGATTGAAATTATAAAAATCAATAAAAGACATCAGAAAAATGTTGGTTTTATATCCTATGTTCTTATATTTAGTATGATATTTTCCTTGATATTTTCTACACCAGTAGTGGCTAAAGAGACTCAAGGGAAAGTGTCTGTAGCAACGCAAGTAAATAAAGAATCTAGCTTTAAAGTTTCTAATGGTGAAATTATTCAATATACAGGTACAGAAACAGATGTAGTTATTCCGGACACAATTAATGGAGAAACCGTTAAGGCTATTGGAGATAAAGTATTTTTCAATAAAAAACTAACATCTATAAAAATACCGAACACTGTGGATACTATAGGAAAGCAGTCATTTACCAAGAATAATTTGTCAACCATAAAACTTCCAAAAAGCTTGACAACTATGGGTGAGGGCGCATTTTCTACTAATGAGTTAACGTCTGTAACAATACCAGAAAGTTTGAAGAAGATACCGGATATGGCTTTTTCTAAAAACAAATTAACTTCTGTAATAATATCAGAAGGTGTGACAAGTATAGGTATGGGTTCATTTACCATAAATAAACTTGAGTCTCTAATTATCCCAGATAGTGTTATATTTATAGGCAAAATAGCATTTAAGCAAAATAGTTTAAAATCTGTAAAGATTTCTAAAAACATTGAAACTATAGGGATATCTGTATTTGATACTAATCAATTACAAGCTATAATAATCCCAGAAGCTGTTACAAAAATAGATGATGCTGCCTTTAGAAAGAATCAATTAAAGTCTGTAACCATACCAGTAAATGTATCAACTATAGGTAAATCTGTTTTTGATGAAAGTGTTGGTTTAACTTACTCTAAATTAGTAGAAGCTATTGAAAATGCAGAAAATATAAAAACAGATGGGAAGTCAGAAGAAAAGATACAAGCACTAAAAGAAGCTATTGAAGGAGCAAAACAATTAAATAGTAATTCTAAGGCTACTTTAGCAGAAGTAAATGAAGCAGTAGAAAAGATTAACAAGGCTATAAAAGCTTTAGAGGAAGAAGTAAGTGTAAAGAATAGCATAAAAGAAATCAAATCTTTAGAAAATATAGAGTTACCACTTGGATTAAGTGAAGCTGATGCAAAGAAAAGACTACCAGAAAAGGTTGCTATAGTAGATTCACTAGATAAACAATATAATATTAAAATAACATGGTCCATATTAGAATACAATGGAAACATTGTTGGTGAATATACAGGAATAGGAACTTTTGAACTTCCAGAAGGAGTGGTTCAGTCATATCCAGCAATGGATTTGAAAATAACAGTAAAAATAATAGTAGGTTCTAAAGAAGAAGATAAAATATGGAATATAAAAGACTTTACATACACTGGAACATCTATAACAGGCTTCTCTGAAAGTGGAAAAGAAAAGTTTGAAATAAATAAAGATTTAATTTTACCTAAATTAAATAAATCTGGACAAGCAATAACAGAAATAGGAGATAAAGCTTTTTTAGGTGATTATACAACTAAACAAAATCCTAATAAAGGCATAAATTCTGTAAGGATACCAAATACCGTTATAACTATAGGAATAGAAGCATTTCGTTATAATTGTTTAACATCTATAGATATACCAAGTAGTGTAAGCACTATAAAAATGTCAGCCTTTAATGGAAACAAACTAAAAACATTGGTTATACCTGATACTGTAACAAAATTAGAAGGTGGAGCATTTACTCTTAATGAAATAGAGTCTCTAACGCTTCCTAACAGCTGGACAACTATACCTCAAGCCTTTGCTTTTAACAATTTAACTTCTGTAACAATTCCAGAAGGTGTGACTAGAATAGAGGATTTAGCCTTCAGTGATAATAGATTGAGTGAAGTAAAACTACCTAGCACCTTAAAATATTTATCTGGTCTTAATAACAATGAGTTTAGGTCTATTACAATTCCTAAAAATGTTAATGAATTAGGTAAAAAAGCATTAGCTAGTAACTGGATGACATCGGTTACCATTCCAGGGAATGTAAAGGTAATAGGAGAAAGAGCATTTTGGAATACTTGGCATGATCAGTTTTTAAGCTCAGTAGTCATTGAGGAAGGTGTTGAAAAGATAAATGCATTTGCATTTTGTAATAATCATCTAAAAGATGTAGAACTTCCAAGTAGTGTGAAACAACTTCATAAAGATACTTTTAGTACTAATTTAGGCTATGAAGGTGTAGTTCATGTATACACACCTAATTACAAAAATCCAAATAATTTTGAGGAAAATAAGTATCAGATAATTAATCCAGGGAAAATAATTATTAAATACATATTTGAAGATAAAGTTTTAAAAGAAAAAGAGACATGGAAGAATCCTAAAACTGGAGAGTATCTCCATGTAGGAGATAAAGGCATAGAAGTGGTTCCTGAATATAGAAATAATGAATATGAATTAAAAGATACAAATATAATTAAGGTTGACTTAAATGACAAAGAGGAAGTAGTGAGTATTCAATGTAATAAAAAACAGTTATCAGAAAATATGACAATTAAGTCAATAGGGAACATAGCACCGGTAGTAGTAGATTTTGGCACGAATAAAGCGGTAGTAATGGATAAGCTATCTAAAAAGACCTTTATAGTGGATTCAAATGATCAAAAACAGGAAGTACAACTAGATTGGATAATTGAAGCATATGATGGAGATAAATCAGGAGAGTATACTGCAATAGGAACATTTAAACTTCCAGGAGGAGTGGTTCAGTCAGAGCCAGAAACAAAGTTAGAAGTTGTGGTACGAATAATAGTAAAAGAAAATTTTGAAAATCTTGTAGATACTATTTGGAAAGTAGAAGACTTTACTTATAAAGGAACAAGGGTAAATGGTTTTAGTGAAGTAGGAAAAGAAAAATTAAAAACTAATAAAGATTTAGTTTTGCCTAAGGTAAATGAAGAAGGACAAAGCATAACAGATATTGGAGAAAATGCATTTGCAAAGATGGGATTGATTAGTTTAATAATTCCAGAAGGCTTAAATGGGTTAGTAATTGAAGCAGGGGCTTTTCAAGAGAATGAATTGAAGAGAGTATTCATTCCAGAAGGTGTAAGTGAAATATTAACCTTTTCATTTTATAAAAATGATTTAATATATGTAGATTTCCCGGGAACTGTGAAAAAAATAGGAAATCAAGCTTTTGCCCATAATAAATTGGTTTCTGTTACAATTTCTAAAGGTCAAGATACCATATGTTTAGATCGTTTTTCATTTTACAATAATCAGTTAATATCTGTAACCATACTAAAGGATATAAAGAAGATCCATGGAGAGGCGTTTAAAGACAATAAAGGATATGAAAATGATAATAGAAGGGTTCATATATTTATAGCAAAATTAGACCCGGAAAACAATGGTTTGTTTGAATTCTCAGATTATCATAGAGTTAATCTTTTAGCTGTAGAATCCGTAGAAGGAGTAAAACCAATAGAAATAGCTTTGGGCACAGAAAAAAGTAATATAGGGTTACCAGAAAAGATAAAGTTAAAATTAAATAATGGAGATATAAAAGAAGTACAAGTAACCTGGTTAAATGAGCAGTACAATGTTAATAAAGCAGGAGAATACACTTTTACAGGCTTTTATGATTTGCCAGAAGGTATGATGGGAAAGAAAAAGGATATAAGTGCTAAAATAATAGTAGTCCATGGAGAAACTCAAGTAGATGAAGAACCTAATGTTGAAGTTATCGAAGATACCGGTAAAGGATCAGAGGTAGTTATTAGTGATACAATTGCTGGAGAAACAGTTGAGACTATTGAAAATAAAGTATTTATTAATAAAAACTTAACATCTTTAAAGAGGCCAAATACTGTGGAAACTATAGGAAAACAGTCATTTGCCAAAAACAAATTAACATCTATTGAATATCCTAAGGAACTTATAAATACTGAATCAACTAGTTTGGAAATTCCAGAAGATATAACAAGTATAGCAAGAAGTGAGACTAAAGTGGCTACAGGTGAAGCAGATGCAAAGACTGATGAGGACTTTATAGATAAAAACTTAAATGATTCTAAGTCTAAATCATCAGCTGTTATATGGATAGGTTTAATTCTGATAAGCATACTAGTTTTAGTAAAGATAAGGCATAAGTTTTTTAAAAAAATACAATAA
- a CDS encoding DUF4097 family beta strand repeat-containing protein: MDSSNINSIKIDMVSADIKVLISDDDNIKATLKGYVKSSEEASDPKLDMTSKEGTLYITSPNNTFKGFSSYSRDLKLEIFIPKSYINDLYIKSTSSDICINPLNLNNLNIITTSGFMEAEEITVKNFNFTSTSGDLNIDRLSSNENQIRTTSGNIEIHSIEGSLTLNSTSGDSYLKYSKMPSGNIDISSISGNLELLTPNNAEFFINASSTSGNITLNKPILTDVKKEHQIKGVVGSDNCKININTTSGDVTIN; the protein is encoded by the coding sequence ATAGATTCCTCTAATATAAATAGCATAAAAATAGATATGGTTAGTGCAGATATCAAAGTGTTAATATCTGATGATGACAATATAAAAGCCACATTAAAAGGTTATGTAAAATCAAGTGAAGAAGCGTCCGATCCTAAATTAGATATGACAAGTAAAGAAGGTACCCTATATATAACATCACCAAATAACACCTTCAAAGGTTTTTCTTCCTACTCAAGAGATTTAAAACTAGAGATATTTATACCTAAAAGCTATATTAATGACTTATATATAAAATCAACATCTTCTGATATTTGTATAAATCCCTTAAACTTAAATAATCTAAATATAATTACAACCTCTGGATTTATGGAAGCAGAAGAAATTACAGTTAAAAACTTTAATTTTACTTCTACTTCAGGTGATTTAAATATTGATAGATTAAGCAGTAACGAAAATCAAATTCGAACTACTTCTGGCAATATTGAAATTCACTCTATAGAAGGGAGCTTAACCCTAAACTCTACTTCAGGAGATTCTTATTTAAAGTATAGCAAAATGCCAAGTGGAAACATTGACATAAGCTCTATATCCGGTAATTTAGAACTACTTACCCCAAATAATGCGGAGTTCTTCATTAACGCTTCCAGTACTTCTGGTAATATAACATTAAATAAACCTATACTAACAGATGTAAAAAAAGAGCATCAGATAAAAGGTGTTGTAGGTTCTGATAATTGTAAAATAAATATAAATACTACTTCAGGAGATGTAACCATCAATTAA
- a CDS encoding HAAS signaling domain-containing protein, which produces MNQDEFLKILEKGLQGFSTDEKREILYDYEEHFCLGKENGKTTNEIIEELGNPLDIAKHYKSNRIAAINENPKNNYRENANSQNLNNNYIMI; this is translated from the coding sequence ATGAACCAAGATGAATTCCTAAAAATATTAGAAAAAGGTCTTCAAGGATTCTCTACAGATGAAAAAAGAGAAATTCTTTATGACTATGAAGAGCACTTTTGCTTAGGTAAAGAAAATGGCAAAACTACCAATGAAATAATTGAAGAACTTGGGAACCCTTTAGATATAGCAAAACATTATAAGAGTAACAGGATCGCAGCAATTAATGAAAACCCAAAAAATAACTATCGTGAAAATGCTAATAGCCAAAATTTAAATAATAATTATATTATGATATAA
- a CDS encoding Ppx/GppA phosphatase family protein encodes MEKLGIIDIGSNSVRLVLAQINESGSFHIIDEIKETIRLGEDIEINQVLSDDKIIKTIKTLDTFKAICKSLNTSDIIVIATEAVRQSKNGDYFINKVKNDVNMDIRVLTGIEEANYDCMAIINSMDTNNSLMIDIGGSSTEIAWIKEGHLNESISLPFGTVNLTKRFNLEDMIRSEDDQAFKSFVIEELNKISWIFDTKFDNIIGIGGAIRNMGKIDRAIKKYPLDIAHNYKMDSKDINYIYNLVKSKNLKQRLKINGLSADRADIFVAAVSSLNVIINSLHVDEVIVSGKGLREGVLDEYIEVNYNPKEDMLESSIDGVLESHYVNKVHAYNVYNLTHKLFDDLKGLHKLNEDFIGILKTGSLLHDAGISIRYYNHHNHSFYIIVNSQLRGLTHRELLLSAYMAAYHRNNDYEINLCHFSSIINRLDLSNIRKIGILLRISEGLDKTMLGSVTNITTIIDDESVTLKLNSSRDIALEISEALRCKNKFYEIYQKKLIIIQE; translated from the coding sequence ATGGAGAAACTGGGAATCATTGATATAGGGTCAAACTCAGTAAGATTGGTACTAGCTCAAATAAACGAGAGTGGTTCTTTTCATATTATAGATGAGATAAAAGAAACCATAAGACTTGGTGAAGATATTGAAATAAATCAAGTTCTCTCTGACGATAAAATTATTAAAACCATTAAAACTTTAGATACATTTAAAGCCATTTGCAAATCGCTAAATACTTCAGATATTATAGTAATTGCTACAGAAGCTGTAAGGCAATCAAAAAATGGAGATTATTTTATTAATAAGGTAAAAAATGATGTTAACATGGATATTAGAGTCTTAACTGGTATAGAAGAAGCTAATTATGATTGTATGGCTATAATTAACAGTATGGACACTAATAATTCATTAATGATAGATATTGGGGGCTCTAGTACGGAAATCGCTTGGATAAAGGAAGGCCATTTAAATGAAAGCATAAGTCTACCTTTTGGAACTGTAAATCTTACTAAAAGATTTAACTTAGAAGATATGATTAGATCTGAAGATGATCAAGCCTTTAAGAGCTTTGTTATAGAAGAATTAAACAAAATTTCTTGGATTTTCGACACAAAATTTGATAACATTATTGGCATCGGTGGTGCTATAAGAAATATGGGAAAAATAGATAGGGCCATTAAAAAGTACCCACTAGATATAGCTCATAATTATAAAATGGATTCTAAAGATATAAACTATATTTATAACTTAGTTAAAAGTAAAAATTTAAAACAAAGATTAAAAATAAATGGATTATCTGCTGATAGGGCAGACATATTTGTAGCTGCAGTATCTTCCCTAAATGTTATCATTAATTCACTTCATGTAGACGAGGTAATTGTAAGTGGTAAAGGTCTTAGAGAAGGAGTTTTGGATGAATACATTGAAGTTAACTATAATCCAAAAGAGGACATGCTTGAATCATCTATAGATGGAGTTTTAGAAAGTCATTATGTAAATAAAGTCCATGCTTATAATGTTTATAATTTAACGCATAAGTTATTTGACGATTTAAAAGGTCTTCATAAATTAAATGAAGATTTTATTGGTATTTTAAAGACTGGATCCCTTCTTCATGATGCTGGTATAAGTATAAGATATTACAATCATCATAACCATTCTTTTTATATAATAGTTAATTCTCAGCTAAGGGGACTTACACATAGAGAATTATTACTAAGTGCATACATGGCGGCCTATCATAGAAATAATGACTATGAAATAAACTTATGTCACTTTAGTAGCATAATAAATAGATTAGATTTATCTAATATTAGAAAAATTGGCATCCTTCTAAGAATATCTGAGGGTTTAGATAAAACTATGCTAGGTTCTGTAACTAATATCACTACTATTATTGATGATGAATCTGTAACCTTAAAATTAAATTCATCTAGGGATATAGCCTTAGAAATAAGTGAAGCTTTAAGATGCAAAAATAAATTTTATGAGATTTATCAAAAAAAGTTAATTATAATTCAAGAATGA
- a CDS encoding serine dehydratase subunit alpha family protein — protein MNFIKYIDLLKRELAPALGCTEPIAVAYASAKAKKVLGFMPDKVEVLVSGNILKNGMGVGIPKTKMTGLDIAAALGVIGGNSNAKLEVLKDIEDKHIDEAVQYLKDNNLKIKLKDTKSKLYIEVICKKGQEESKVIIKDEHTNIVYISLNGEVLYEKEEKEENKIEAKVNKEIETSKGNLEISIKEIHNFATKVDFEDIKFLLDGAKMNRRVAKEGIEHEYGLKVGKTFHESIGKGIFADSIESHAIAITAAAVDARMDGCALPVMTTAGSGNQGLTCTLPVVAVFEKLGSSEEQLCRALAISNLVTIHIKSYLGRLSALCGCGVAAAVGSSCGITYLLGGEYEAISYAVKNMVAGLSGMICDGAKQGCALKISTSVSSAIQSAVLATNGIEVSCKDGIIHECVEQTIKNLGNLATVGMVDTDKVILDMMVCK, from the coding sequence GTGAATTTTATAAAATATATAGATCTTCTTAAAAGGGAACTCGCACCTGCATTAGGATGTACAGAGCCTATAGCAGTAGCTTATGCTAGTGCTAAGGCGAAAAAGGTATTAGGATTTATGCCAGATAAGGTAGAAGTTTTAGTAAGTGGGAATATCCTTAAAAATGGTATGGGAGTTGGAATACCAAAGACAAAAATGACAGGACTTGATATAGCAGCGGCACTTGGGGTTATTGGTGGAAATTCAAATGCAAAGCTTGAAGTTCTTAAAGATATAGAAGACAAACATATAGATGAAGCAGTACAGTATTTAAAAGATAATAACTTGAAGATAAAACTAAAGGATACTAAAAGCAAGTTGTACATAGAGGTTATATGTAAAAAGGGGCAAGAGGAATCTAAAGTTATCATAAAAGATGAACATACTAATATAGTTTACATATCATTAAATGGTGAGGTTCTTTATGAAAAGGAAGAAAAAGAAGAAAATAAGATAGAAGCTAAAGTAAATAAAGAAATTGAAACATCAAAAGGTAATCTAGAAATTAGTATAAAGGAGATACATAACTTTGCAACCAAGGTAGACTTTGAAGATATAAAATTTCTTTTAGATGGTGCTAAAATGAATAGAAGGGTTGCTAAAGAAGGAATTGAACATGAATATGGATTAAAGGTAGGGAAAACATTTCATGAAAGCATAGGAAAGGGTATTTTTGCAGATAGCATTGAATCCCATGCAATAGCAATAACGGCAGCAGCTGTGGATGCTAGAATGGATGGATGCGCACTACCGGTTATGACTACTGCAGGTAGTGGCAATCAAGGGCTTACGTGTACACTACCAGTAGTTGCTGTGTTCGAAAAGTTAGGAAGCAGCGAGGAACAACTTTGTAGAGCCCTTGCTATAAGTAATTTAGTTACAATTCATATAAAAAGTTATCTTGGAAGACTTTCTGCTTTATGTGGGTGTGGAGTTGCAGCAGCAGTAGGATCAAGCTGTGGCATAACCTATCTTTTAGGTGGAGAGTATGAAGCAATTTCTTATGCAGTTAAAAACATGGTAGCTGGACTTTCAGGAATGATATGTGATGGGGCAAAGCAAGGATGTGCACTGAAAATTTCTACATCAGTGAGTTCAGCTATTCAATCTGCAGTACTTGCTACAAATGGTATTGAAGTATCCTGTAAAGATGGTATAATACATGAATGTGTAGAACAAACTATAAAAAATTTAGGTAACTTAGCCACAGTTGGTATGGTGGATACAGATAAAGTTATTTTAGATATGATGGTGTGTAAATAA
- a CDS encoding DUF2179 domain-containing protein, which yields MMVLYVLIFLAKIVEVSLMTLRTVLITRGEKLVGSIIGFFEVIIWLYLVSTVLVGISEDPIKMVVYALGFSVGNYVGSFLEEKLAIGLLTISIVSSTNDAIIIAEKLRKDNLGVTLVEAEGINEKKKMIVVHVKRKRKKEVMKLIAETNTKAVVSIADTKTVYGGYGIKK from the coding sequence ATTATGGTACTATATGTATTGATATTTTTAGCGAAAATAGTTGAAGTATCGCTTATGACATTAAGAACTGTGCTTATAACTAGAGGTGAAAAGCTAGTTGGATCTATTATTGGTTTTTTTGAAGTTATAATATGGCTTTATTTAGTTAGTACTGTTCTTGTAGGAATAAGTGAAGATCCTATTAAAATGGTAGTTTATGCTCTTGGATTCTCTGTTGGAAACTATGTTGGGTCATTTTTAGAGGAAAAGTTAGCAATAGGACTTTTAACTATAAGCATAGTGTCTTCAACTAATGATGCTATTATAATAGCAGAAAAACTTAGAAAAGATAATTTAGGAGTTACATTAGTAGAGGCAGAAGGTATAAATGAAAAGAAAAAGATGATAGTTGTACATGTAAAACGAAAGAGAAAAAAAGAAGTTATGAAATTAATTGCGGAGACTAATACAAAGGCAGTTGTATCCATTGCAGATACTAAAACTGTTTATGGAGGGTATGGTATTAAAAAGTAA